A genomic window from Megalobrama amblycephala isolate DHTTF-2021 linkage group LG2, ASM1881202v1, whole genome shotgun sequence includes:
- the LOC125263448 gene encoding uncharacterized protein LOC125263448: MRASALSSPGELNSPLREPLQRRRELLPGKLLPGGEGFSRRSAKSDVKSLLKERELKSYGNIIPAHFVRFVACFVKELLLSPAHTNNCPSSAATPTTTTTTTTTTTKLPSASNSSSDPTSSDPGSSDSHIVPISAASAGFLLIVAALVIFFIYRKHRKTDQQVEAREEEVTYADTTFVKRKAPSVKQEEDVVYAGIVTRR; the protein is encoded by the exons ATGAGGGCATCGGCGCTTTCTTCGCCCGGCGAGCTCAAcagtccgctgcgggagcctcttcaacggcggcgagagcttctTCCAGGCAAGCTTCTTCCAGGTGGCGAAGGCTTCAGccggagatcagcgaagagCGATGTGAAGTCGttgctgaaggagagagaactgaaatcctatggcaaTATAATCCCCGCCCATTTCGTGCGCTTTGTCGCC tgttttGTTAAAGAGCTACTACTTTCTCCTGCTCACACTAATAACTGTCCCTCTTCAGCTGCTactccaacaacaacaacaacaacaacaacaacaacaacaaaactgccCTCTGCTTCAAATTCTTCTTCAGATCCTACTTCATCTGATCCAGGTTCTTCAGACTCTCACATAGTGCCGATCTCAGCTGCTTCTGCTGGATTTCTGTTGATTGTGGCTGCACTTGTGATCTTCTTCATCTACAGGAAACACAGAAAAACAGACCAGCAGG TTGAGGCCCGTGAGGAAGAGGTAACCTACGCTGACACGACATTCGTCAAAAGAAAGGCACCG
- the LOC125263166 gene encoding uncharacterized protein LOC125263166 isoform X2 yields the protein MYVKAVHTQSNCLFVSSGAFGDDVVTVSVKEGDSVTLNTGVTKQQHDKILWYFEDTRIALINGHANTSCLYDGEGGRFRDRLKVDYGTGSLTITDIRSEHAGRYEVEIIRSESSGKRQSLNRNRKCDSTKITRKISSTRDDSIKTFSVIITASLSSLSDQDETNEVPRMAKQEFDLNSGLSSAVLAGIVAVVLLLVCAVAATVIFYRHRSIKNGREKNRPYKEVDREEKKEIV from the exons ATGTATGTAAAAGCTGTACACACACAAAGTAACTGTTTATTTGTGTCTTCAGGTGCGTTTGGTGATGATGTGGTGACAGTgtcagtgaaggagggagattcagtcactctaaacactGGTGTCACCAAACAACAACATGACAAGATACTGTGGTACTTTGAAGACACTCGCATAGCTCTGATCAACGGACATGCCAATACGAGCTGCTTATATGATGGTGAAGgcgggagattcagagacagactgaaggtGGACTATgggactggatctctgaccatcacagacATCAGATCTGAACACGCTGGACGTTATGAAGTAGAAATAATCAGAAGCGAAAGTTCAGGCAAAAGGCAAAGCTTAAACCGAAACCGCAAATGTGACAGCACAAAAATCACAAGAAAGATCAGCAGCACTCGTGATGACAGCATCAAAACATTCAGTGTGATCATCACTG CTTCTCTGTCCTCTCTGTCTGATCAAGACGAAACCAATGAAGTTCCTCGTATGGCCAAGCAGGAGTTTGACTTGA ATTCAGGTCTGTCTTCAGCTGTTTTAGCAGGAATAGTTGCTGTTGTTCTGCTGCTGGTGTGTGCAGTTGCTGCTACTGTGATTTTCTATCGCCACAGGAGCATTAAAAATG gCAGGGAGAAAAACAGACCTTACAAAGAGGTGGACAGAGAAGAG AAGAAAGAGATCGTGTGA
- the LOC125263166 gene encoding uncharacterized protein LOC125263166 isoform X1: MYVKAVHTQSNCLFVSSGAFGDDVVTVSVKEGDSVTLNTGVTKQQHDKILWYFEDTRIALINGHANTSCLYDGEGGRFRDRLKVDYGTGSLTITDIRSEHAGRYEVEIIRSESSGKRQSLNRNRKCDSTKITRKISSTRDDSIKTFSVIITASLSSLSDQDETNEVPRMAKQEFDLNSGLSSAVLAGIVAVVLLLVCAVAATVIFYRHRSIKNAGREKNRPYKEVDREEKKEIV; this comes from the exons ATGTATGTAAAAGCTGTACACACACAAAGTAACTGTTTATTTGTGTCTTCAGGTGCGTTTGGTGATGATGTGGTGACAGTgtcagtgaaggagggagattcagtcactctaaacactGGTGTCACCAAACAACAACATGACAAGATACTGTGGTACTTTGAAGACACTCGCATAGCTCTGATCAACGGACATGCCAATACGAGCTGCTTATATGATGGTGAAGgcgggagattcagagacagactgaaggtGGACTATgggactggatctctgaccatcacagacATCAGATCTGAACACGCTGGACGTTATGAAGTAGAAATAATCAGAAGCGAAAGTTCAGGCAAAAGGCAAAGCTTAAACCGAAACCGCAAATGTGACAGCACAAAAATCACAAGAAAGATCAGCAGCACTCGTGATGACAGCATCAAAACATTCAGTGTGATCATCACTG CTTCTCTGTCCTCTCTGTCTGATCAAGACGAAACCAATGAAGTTCCTCGTATGGCCAAGCAGGAGTTTGACTTGA ATTCAGGTCTGTCTTCAGCTGTTTTAGCAGGAATAGTTGCTGTTGTTCTGCTGCTGGTGTGTGCAGTTGCTGCTACTGTGATTTTCTATCGCCACAGGAGCATTAAAAATG caggCAGGGAGAAAAACAGACCTTACAAAGAGGTGGACAGAGAAGAG AAGAAAGAGATCGTGTGA
- the LOC125263166 gene encoding uncharacterized protein LOC125263166 isoform X3, with protein MRGCFGLTLFVFLIDGAFGDDVVTVSVKEGDSVTLNTGVTKQQHDKILWYFEDTRIALINGHANTSCLYDGEGGRFRDRLKVDYGTGSLTITDIRSEHAGRYEVEIIRSESSGKRQSLNRNRKCDSTKITRKISSTRDDSIKTFSVIITASLSSLSDQDETNEVPRMAKQEFDLNSGLSSAVLAGIVAVVLLLVCAVAATVIFYRHRSIKNAGREKNRPYKEVDREEKKEIV; from the exons GTGCGTTTGGTGATGATGTGGTGACAGTgtcagtgaaggagggagattcagtcactctaaacactGGTGTCACCAAACAACAACATGACAAGATACTGTGGTACTTTGAAGACACTCGCATAGCTCTGATCAACGGACATGCCAATACGAGCTGCTTATATGATGGTGAAGgcgggagattcagagacagactgaaggtGGACTATgggactggatctctgaccatcacagacATCAGATCTGAACACGCTGGACGTTATGAAGTAGAAATAATCAGAAGCGAAAGTTCAGGCAAAAGGCAAAGCTTAAACCGAAACCGCAAATGTGACAGCACAAAAATCACAAGAAAGATCAGCAGCACTCGTGATGACAGCATCAAAACATTCAGTGTGATCATCACTG CTTCTCTGTCCTCTCTGTCTGATCAAGACGAAACCAATGAAGTTCCTCGTATGGCCAAGCAGGAGTTTGACTTGA ATTCAGGTCTGTCTTCAGCTGTTTTAGCAGGAATAGTTGCTGTTGTTCTGCTGCTGGTGTGTGCAGTTGCTGCTACTGTGATTTTCTATCGCCACAGGAGCATTAAAAATG caggCAGGGAGAAAAACAGACCTTACAAAGAGGTGGACAGAGAAGAG AAGAAAGAGATCGTGTGA